From a single Planctellipticum variicoloris genomic region:
- a CDS encoding PSD1 and planctomycete cytochrome C domain-containing protein: MRPAACLGLACLLVPLSAHAADDAGLELFEKKIRPVLVQHCYECHAADAKKLGGGLLLDSRQGLRTGGDSGPAIPANVADQSLLLQALRYDGEIQMPPKGKLPAEVIADFETWLKLGAPDPRDGEPSTRLVEDWSETFRNRADWWSLKPVREPVVPEPKLADWSAHPVDHFVLSRLEADQLAPADAATPRTLARRLGLVLTGLPPAGELVDAFVHDCEHAGVAPGERLPPAAVEKLVDALLASPHFGERWARHWMDVVRFTETHGNEWNYEVHHAWRYRDYLIRAFNADVPYDQFVLEHIAGDLLPEPRWNAAGRFQESVIGTGFYRFGEVNHDDCISLLELGYDVVDNQIDTLTKAFQATTVACARCHDHKLDAVSTRDYYALLGILRSSRLVAQTIDAPEVNIPAKERLRALKSELRRELAAVWQRDAGGIASYLQAAAARHAKAADAESLAAGLDAARLDKWVAALTAEKTPLEDPLEPWRRLVRSPTADAESFAKAWAAIADEYAREDQTRTDFNQANYTSWADFRTGEPTGWQVGGQGLRDARPHSGDFAVGVEGESLVKGLLPAGTFTNSLSDTLNGTLRSPVLPLGKAHISLQVLGQRSSAVRLVSNNCQLNYKNYRALTSPDLQWVTFSPPPDREALRTYAELMTMFDNPKFPDQLSALGGDTANYKVPWEQAAANPRSYFGVTRVVLHDVAEPPKPELTHLRPLFASEVPATTAEVAARYAAVVDAALKRWSDDAATDDDVRWLNSLLTRELLGNRPGLSSKLDELVRQYRETEATLSLPTVVAGVSDGNGSYDQPVFVRGNCRQPGEIVPRGYLEVLRPRLIEASLTPSATPAERRPLQGSGRLELARQIASADNPLTARVMVNRIWHHLFGTGLVRTVDDFGHAGELPSHPELLDFLAAQYVADGWSTKRLIRSIVLSRTFQLSSRPTPLAAERGPANRLLHHYPSRRLEAEAIRDSILAASGRLDDRLFGQSVQPFRDKEYADRRLFPGPLDGDGRRSIYIKNTLMEPPRFLAAFNFPGGKVAQGRRDVTNVPAQALALLNDPFVVQQADVWAQRLITRTDDTVASRIDHMLATALGRPATADERQRFEQTALQLAELHQIAPGDVLQSQVVWKDLAHAVFNLKEFIYIP, from the coding sequence ATGCGACCTGCCGCCTGCCTTGGTCTCGCCTGCCTGCTGGTTCCGCTTTCGGCTCATGCTGCCGACGACGCCGGACTGGAGCTCTTCGAGAAGAAGATCCGCCCCGTTCTCGTCCAGCATTGCTACGAGTGTCACGCGGCGGACGCGAAGAAACTCGGCGGCGGGCTGCTGCTCGACAGTCGACAGGGACTGCGGACGGGAGGCGATTCCGGCCCCGCAATTCCTGCGAACGTCGCCGACCAGAGCCTCCTGCTGCAGGCCCTGCGCTACGATGGCGAGATTCAGATGCCTCCCAAGGGAAAACTTCCCGCGGAGGTGATCGCCGACTTTGAAACCTGGCTTAAGCTGGGTGCGCCCGATCCCCGCGACGGCGAGCCGTCGACGCGTCTCGTCGAGGACTGGTCGGAGACCTTCCGCAACCGAGCCGACTGGTGGAGCCTGAAGCCGGTTCGCGAACCTGTCGTTCCCGAGCCGAAACTTGCCGACTGGTCGGCGCACCCCGTCGATCATTTTGTTCTGTCCCGACTGGAGGCGGATCAACTTGCCCCTGCTGACGCTGCAACCCCGCGGACGCTGGCCCGTCGTCTGGGTCTCGTCCTGACCGGACTGCCCCCCGCTGGCGAACTGGTCGACGCCTTCGTGCATGACTGCGAACATGCCGGCGTCGCCCCCGGCGAGCGACTGCCGCCGGCCGCCGTCGAAAAACTGGTCGATGCGCTGCTGGCTTCGCCCCACTTCGGCGAACGCTGGGCCCGGCACTGGATGGACGTTGTTCGCTTCACGGAGACCCACGGCAACGAATGGAACTACGAAGTCCATCACGCCTGGCGCTACCGCGACTACCTGATTCGCGCGTTTAACGCAGATGTGCCGTATGACCAGTTCGTTCTCGAACACATCGCCGGCGACCTGCTGCCGGAACCCCGCTGGAACGCCGCGGGCCGGTTTCAGGAATCGGTCATCGGCACTGGCTTCTACCGGTTTGGCGAAGTCAATCACGACGATTGCATCAGCCTCCTGGAACTCGGTTACGACGTCGTCGACAATCAGATCGATACGCTGACCAAGGCCTTTCAGGCCACGACCGTCGCCTGCGCCCGTTGTCACGACCACAAGCTGGACGCCGTCTCCACCCGCGATTACTACGCTCTGCTCGGCATCCTCCGCAGCTCGCGCCTCGTCGCACAGACCATCGACGCCCCCGAGGTTAACATCCCGGCGAAAGAACGGCTGCGGGCTCTGAAGTCCGAACTTCGCCGCGAACTTGCCGCCGTCTGGCAGCGCGACGCGGGCGGCATCGCCAGTTATCTGCAGGCCGCTGCCGCCCGCCACGCCAAAGCGGCCGATGCCGAGTCGCTCGCCGCCGGCCTCGACGCCGCCCGGCTCGACAAATGGGTCGCCGCATTGACCGCTGAAAAAACGCCGCTGGAAGATCCACTCGAACCCTGGCGCCGCCTCGTGCGATCTCCGACCGCCGATGCGGAGAGCTTTGCCAAAGCCTGGGCTGCCATCGCCGACGAATATGCCCGCGAAGATCAGACTCGCACTGACTTCAACCAGGCCAACTACACATCCTGGGCCGACTTCCGCACGGGCGAACCGACGGGATGGCAGGTTGGCGGACAGGGACTCCGCGATGCCCGGCCGCACAGCGGCGACTTTGCCGTCGGTGTCGAAGGCGAGTCGCTTGTCAAAGGTCTGCTGCCCGCCGGGACGTTTACCAACTCGCTGTCCGACACGCTCAACGGAACGCTTCGTTCCCCGGTCCTGCCTCTGGGTAAGGCGCACATCAGCCTGCAGGTTCTCGGCCAGCGGAGCAGCGCCGTCCGGCTCGTCTCCAACAACTGCCAGCTCAACTACAAGAACTACCGGGCGCTCACGAGTCCCGATCTGCAGTGGGTCACGTTCTCGCCCCCTCCCGACCGCGAAGCCCTTCGCACTTATGCCGAGCTGATGACGATGTTCGACAATCCCAAGTTCCCCGACCAGCTCAGCGCGCTGGGGGGCGACACGGCGAACTACAAAGTCCCCTGGGAACAGGCGGCCGCGAATCCCCGCTCGTACTTCGGCGTGACGCGCGTCGTCCTGCATGATGTCGCCGAGCCGCCGAAACCAGAACTGACGCACCTCCGTCCGCTGTTCGCCAGCGAAGTCCCTGCCACGACCGCCGAGGTTGCGGCGCGTTATGCCGCCGTCGTTGATGCCGCCCTGAAACGCTGGTCCGACGATGCCGCGACCGATGACGACGTCCGCTGGCTCAACTCGCTGCTCACGCGCGAACTGCTCGGCAATCGCCCTGGCCTCTCGTCGAAGCTCGATGAACTGGTCAGGCAATACCGCGAGACCGAAGCGACTCTGTCGCTGCCCACCGTGGTGGCCGGCGTCAGCGATGGCAACGGCAGCTATGACCAGCCCGTGTTCGTTCGCGGCAACTGCCGCCAGCCGGGCGAGATCGTGCCACGCGGCTATCTGGAAGTCCTGCGGCCACGCCTGATCGAGGCGAGTCTGACTCCGTCCGCCACGCCTGCTGAGCGTCGGCCGCTCCAGGGCAGCGGCCGGCTGGAGCTGGCCCGTCAGATCGCCTCCGCCGACAACCCGCTGACCGCTCGCGTGATGGTCAACCGCATCTGGCATCATCTGTTCGGCACGGGACTGGTCCGCACGGTCGACGACTTCGGCCACGCTGGCGAGCTGCCGTCCCACCCGGAACTGCTCGACTTTCTCGCCGCCCAGTACGTCGCCGACGGCTGGTCGACCAAACGGCTGATCCGCTCGATCGTCCTGAGCCGCACGTTTCAGCTCTCCAGCCGGCCGACGCCCCTTGCCGCCGAACGCGGGCCCGCCAACCGGCTGCTGCACCACTACCCCTCTCGCCGGCTCGAAGCCGAAGCCATTCGCGATTCGATCCTGGCCGCCTCCGGCCGGCTCGACGACAGGCTGTTTGGGCAGAGCGTGCAGCCGTTCCGCGACAAGGAATACGCCGACCGCCGGCTGTTTCCGGGACCGCTTGATGGAGACGGCCGTCGGAGCATCTATATCAAGAACACGCTGATGGAGCCCCCCCGCTTTCTGGCGGCGTTCAACTTCCCCGGCGGCAAGGTCGCCCAGGGTCGCCGGGATGTCACCAACGTCCCGGCCCAGGCGCTCGCATTGCTCAACGATCCCTTCGTCGTTCAGCAGGCCGACGTCTGGGCGCAACGGCTGATCACTCGAACCGACGACACCGTCGCCAGCCGCATCGACCACATGCTGGCGACGGCGCTCGGCCGACCCGCCACCGCCGACGAGCGTCAGCGGTTTGAGCAGACCGCTCTGCAGTTGGCCGAGCTCCACCAGATCGCTCCAGGAGACGTGCTGCAGAGTCAAGTCGTCTGGAAAGACCTCGCCCATGCGGTCTTCAATCTCAAAGAATTCATTTACATCCCATAG
- a CDS encoding FadR/GntR family transcriptional regulator, producing the protein MSVATPVAKTQTDDFPRILEVIGAIVTERGLSPGDQLPSIRELADRLGLKPTTVRDALLKAESQGLVKVLPRAGVFLRAGGLTTPVLTGQPLETAPSHLLAGEPNVLHLLDARRLIEIELAGRAARHRRLEEVLPVRRALDAILQLPADASRAEDVRLDVRFHIEIARLGGNAVLCGLQQTLLEQLVPHLNEVPPSLERRGITNRSHVAIYEALVAGDVDRIRQEMREHLSLAYDSLLESLQRPPNLFASDSDTAAV; encoded by the coding sequence GTGTCCGTCGCCACACCGGTTGCGAAGACTCAAACCGACGACTTTCCCCGGATCCTGGAGGTCATCGGAGCGATTGTTACCGAACGCGGCCTCTCGCCGGGAGACCAGTTGCCCAGCATTCGGGAACTCGCCGACCGGCTGGGCCTGAAACCGACCACCGTTCGCGACGCCCTCCTCAAGGCCGAGTCGCAGGGACTGGTGAAGGTTCTTCCCCGCGCAGGCGTCTTCCTGCGGGCCGGCGGACTGACCACCCCGGTGCTGACGGGCCAACCGCTGGAGACCGCTCCTTCGCATCTGTTGGCGGGCGAGCCCAACGTGTTGCATCTGCTGGATGCCCGTCGGCTGATCGAGATCGAGCTGGCCGGTCGCGCCGCGCGTCATCGCCGGCTCGAAGAAGTTCTTCCCGTCCGCCGGGCGCTCGACGCCATCCTGCAGCTTCCGGCGGATGCCTCGCGGGCGGAAGACGTCCGGCTGGATGTGCGGTTCCATATCGAAATCGCCCGGCTGGGAGGCAATGCGGTGCTCTGCGGCCTGCAGCAGACGCTGCTCGAACAGCTCGTGCCCCACTTGAACGAGGTGCCTCCCTCGCTCGAACGCCGCGGCATTACGAACCGTTCGCACGTCGCCATCTACGAAGCCCTCGTGGCCGGCGACGTCGACCGCATCCGCCAGGAAATGCGCGAGCACCTGAGCCTCGCCTACGATAGCCTGCTGGAGAGCCTCCAACGGCCGCCGAATCTGTTTGCTTCTGATTCTGATACTGCCGCCGTCTGA
- a CDS encoding aldolase/citrate lyase family protein — translation MKTSALRALRRKLAANSPVYGLWVTLESPSVTEIAVALGLDWVVIDAEHGHLDWKEIVEHLRATVRSDTVALVRVASLDAGLIKRALDIGADGVVIPWVESAEQFRQAVSYARYSPEGVRGIGAERATCWGQCFVEHTAEANENVLVVPIIETVKTIRQVPLMTKVDGAEVFFFGPADFSATAGFRGQWEGPGVAEQILAMKDTIRQAGQHCGLIASSEADIVARKEQGFRMIGLGLDAGLLIRSLRSALQTVQRSPRMIASLESDPGPPAPLERPPESMRPDRPEVMNAVGSGQRVELSPGVSFECLVGKHNQAHNLTTGWVTFARDAALPYHTHTFTESITLLQGSASVEIEGRKYVLKRMDNVVIPAGLAHSARNLSATEPAVFQVSLATDTPARTLVEKFFSRRTMPDDSTGLPGAERVNRFATAKRFAAGPNTEFIDFFNETLVPGIEMSGGYGLFAPGGRLPAHVHDFDESICIISGEATCIVEGRRYLMSDGATALQPRGRVHYFINETSSTMEMLWVYAGPMPERIIVQERCATAEGNPWR, via the coding sequence ATGAAAACTTCTGCACTGCGGGCGCTGCGTCGCAAGCTGGCCGCCAACAGCCCGGTCTACGGTCTCTGGGTCACGCTGGAGTCGCCGAGCGTCACCGAAATCGCTGTGGCGCTGGGGCTCGACTGGGTCGTGATCGACGCCGAGCACGGTCACCTCGACTGGAAGGAAATCGTCGAGCACCTGAGAGCCACCGTGCGGAGCGACACCGTCGCGCTGGTTCGCGTAGCGAGTCTCGACGCCGGTCTGATTAAACGGGCGCTCGATATCGGGGCGGATGGCGTCGTGATTCCCTGGGTGGAATCCGCCGAGCAGTTTCGGCAGGCGGTCTCGTATGCTCGCTATTCCCCGGAAGGGGTCCGCGGGATCGGGGCCGAGCGGGCGACCTGCTGGGGGCAATGCTTCGTCGAACACACGGCCGAGGCGAACGAGAACGTGCTGGTGGTGCCGATCATCGAGACCGTCAAAACGATCCGGCAAGTGCCGCTGATGACGAAGGTCGACGGAGCCGAAGTTTTCTTCTTCGGCCCGGCCGATTTCTCCGCCACGGCCGGCTTCCGCGGCCAGTGGGAGGGGCCGGGCGTCGCCGAGCAGATTCTGGCCATGAAGGACACGATCCGCCAGGCCGGCCAGCACTGCGGACTGATCGCGTCCAGCGAAGCGGACATCGTCGCGCGGAAGGAGCAGGGCTTCCGGATGATCGGCCTCGGGCTCGATGCAGGGCTGCTGATCCGTTCGCTGCGTTCGGCCCTGCAGACGGTCCAGCGATCGCCGCGGATGATCGCGTCTCTGGAGTCCGATCCCGGTCCGCCGGCTCCCCTGGAACGGCCGCCCGAGTCCATGCGTCCGGATCGCCCGGAAGTGATGAATGCGGTCGGCTCCGGTCAACGCGTCGAGTTGAGCCCCGGCGTCAGCTTCGAGTGCCTCGTCGGCAAACACAATCAGGCGCACAACCTGACGACGGGCTGGGTGACGTTCGCCCGCGACGCCGCCCTGCCGTACCACACGCACACGTTCACTGAGTCGATCACGCTGCTGCAGGGATCGGCCAGCGTCGAGATTGAGGGCCGGAAGTATGTCCTCAAGCGGATGGACAACGTCGTCATCCCTGCCGGACTGGCGCACTCCGCCCGCAATCTCTCGGCCACGGAGCCCGCTGTATTTCAGGTGTCGCTGGCGACCGACACTCCGGCTCGCACCCTCGTGGAAAAATTTTTCTCGCGGCGGACGATGCCGGACGACTCCACCGGTCTCCCTGGAGCCGAGCGGGTCAATCGCTTCGCGACGGCGAAGCGATTTGCGGCCGGTCCGAACACGGAGTTCATCGACTTCTTTAACGAAACCCTGGTGCCGGGGATCGAGATGAGCGGCGGCTACGGACTGTTCGCACCGGGCGGCCGGTTGCCGGCGCATGTCCATGATTTCGACGAATCGATCTGCATCATTTCCGGCGAAGCAACCTGCATCGTCGAGGGGCGGCGCTACCTGATGAGCGACGGCGCGACGGCACTGCAGCCGCGCGGCCGGGTGCACTACTTCATCAACGAGACGAGCTCCACGATGGAGATGCTCTGGGTCTACGCCGGGCCGATGCCCGAGCGGATTATTGTTCAGGAACGCTGCGCCACCGCGGAAGGAAACCCCTGGCGATGA
- a CDS encoding NAD(P)-dependent oxidoreductase yields the protein MTNPSFRVNLTADFYDADGALKYADVGLDRLTATAGIEVGQFAEHHPEIAPEQLEGVQGVLVLTPRVTARSLSSAQNLLAVARFGVGYDSVDVAACTAADVVLCITAGAVDHSVAEATVGWMLALTHHVRTKDRLVRESRWNDRSRYMGSELRGRTLGLVGFGGIGRAVVRLLSGFRMQPPLVFDPFVSAEAVAENGCRSVPLDELLSQSDFVSLHCPLNDQTRRLIGARELALMQPTAYLLNTARGGIVDETALYEALAERRIAGAALDCFAEEPPPAPPRFSELENVLLAPHSIAWTNELFREIGRTACQSLVDLAQGRRPHGIVNPEVFDRPGFQEKWNRLRLA from the coding sequence ATGACGAACCCCAGCTTTCGCGTGAATTTGACCGCTGACTTCTACGATGCCGACGGTGCACTCAAATACGCCGACGTCGGCCTGGACCGGCTCACGGCAACGGCGGGGATCGAAGTCGGCCAGTTCGCCGAACATCATCCGGAGATCGCCCCGGAGCAACTGGAGGGCGTGCAGGGCGTGCTGGTCCTGACGCCGCGGGTGACCGCGCGCAGTCTTTCATCGGCTCAGAATCTCCTGGCCGTCGCGCGGTTTGGCGTCGGCTATGACAGTGTCGACGTGGCCGCCTGCACGGCGGCGGATGTCGTGCTCTGCATCACGGCCGGCGCGGTCGATCACTCGGTCGCCGAGGCCACGGTCGGCTGGATGCTGGCGCTGACGCACCACGTGCGGACGAAGGACCGGCTTGTGCGCGAGTCGCGGTGGAACGATCGCAGCCGCTACATGGGGAGCGAGCTGCGCGGCCGGACGCTGGGTCTGGTCGGCTTTGGCGGCATCGGCCGAGCCGTCGTCCGGCTGCTGTCGGGGTTCCGGATGCAGCCACCGCTGGTCTTCGATCCGTTTGTTTCTGCGGAAGCAGTCGCCGAGAATGGTTGTCGGTCGGTGCCGCTGGACGAGCTTCTTTCACAGTCCGATTTCGTCTCGCTCCATTGTCCGCTCAACGATCAGACCCGCAGACTGATTGGAGCGCGGGAACTGGCACTGATGCAGCCGACTGCCTACCTGCTGAATACCGCCCGGGGCGGCATCGTCGACGAGACGGCGCTTTACGAAGCCCTGGCGGAGCGGCGAATTGCCGGGGCGGCCCTTGATTGCTTTGCGGAAGAGCCGCCGCCGGCGCCGCCGAGGTTTTCCGAGCTGGAGAACGTCTTGCTCGCCCCGCATTCGATCGCCTGGACGAACGAGCTGTTCCGGGAGATCGGCCGGACCGCCTGTCAGAGTCTGGTCGACCTGGCGCAGGGCCGGCGGCCGCACGGTATTGTCAATCCCGAGGTCTTCGACCGCCCGGGATTTCAGGAAAAGTGGAACCGGCTGCGCCTCGCATAG
- a CDS encoding SMP-30/gluconolactonase/LRE family protein yields MPRILPLFCITLLMLGANALVLVQAAEPIVPADAKLEKLFESRVLTEGVSVAPDGMVYFSEITFSHIARDEQGAIEAGHIWKYDPATGKTTIFRSPSGMSNGIKFDAQGRMVVAEGADYGGRRVTRTDMTSGKTHIIAAMFEGRPLNSPNDITIDQQGRIYFSDPRYLGYEGLDQPVQAVYRLDTDGSLHRIITDAGKPNGVCVSPDQKTLYVVSNDNGATSIDRLATVVAAQADKVEIPLRKGNMALMAYDLAADGSAKFRKTLVDYSPFDGPDGLICDKDGNVYAAVRAENRPGICVYAPDGKELAYIPTEIPTNVGFGRGKDSNLLYITAGSSLYRIRLNREGYQLPSR; encoded by the coding sequence ATGCCGCGGATACTGCCCCTGTTCTGTATCACTCTGTTGATGCTTGGCGCAAATGCGTTAGTCCTGGTGCAGGCCGCTGAGCCGATTGTGCCGGCCGATGCAAAGCTTGAAAAACTGTTCGAATCTCGCGTGCTGACCGAAGGGGTGTCGGTCGCGCCAGACGGGATGGTCTACTTCAGCGAGATCACCTTCTCGCACATCGCTCGGGACGAGCAAGGGGCCATCGAAGCGGGGCACATCTGGAAGTACGATCCGGCCACCGGCAAGACGACGATCTTCCGCTCGCCGAGCGGGATGTCGAACGGGATCAAGTTCGACGCACAAGGCCGGATGGTCGTGGCGGAAGGGGCCGACTACGGCGGACGCCGGGTCACGCGGACCGACATGACGAGCGGCAAGACGCACATCATTGCCGCGATGTTCGAGGGGCGACCGCTCAATTCGCCCAACGACATCACGATCGATCAGCAAGGGCGGATTTACTTCAGCGATCCTCGGTATCTCGGCTACGAAGGTCTCGACCAGCCGGTCCAGGCGGTCTATCGCCTCGATACGGACGGCTCGCTGCACCGGATCATCACCGACGCTGGGAAGCCGAACGGCGTCTGCGTCTCGCCTGATCAGAAGACGCTGTACGTCGTCAGCAACGACAACGGCGCAACGAGTATCGACCGGCTCGCAACCGTCGTGGCCGCTCAGGCGGATAAAGTTGAGATTCCCCTGCGGAAGGGGAACATGGCGCTGATGGCCTACGACCTGGCGGCCGACGGCAGCGCCAAGTTCCGCAAGACGCTGGTCGACTACAGTCCGTTCGACGGTCCGGACGGACTGATCTGCGACAAAGACGGCAACGTCTATGCAGCCGTCCGCGCGGAGAACCGGCCGGGGATCTGCGTCTATGCGCCGGACGGGAAGGAGCTGGCCTATATTCCGACAGAGATTCCGACCAACGTCGGGTTTGGTCGCGGCAAGGACAGCAATCTGCTCTACATCACCGCAGGGAGTTCGCTCTACCGGATCCGGCTGAACCGCGAAGGCTATCAGCTTCCGAGTCGTTGA
- a CDS encoding polysaccharide deacetylase family protein, whose product MHSYILAILLLLSPSIAAAEDADNNRAVRNPIPDRLVVLTFDDSARSHYTVVRPLLKEYGFGATFFITEGFDFKTNKKDYMTWEQIRELHEDGFEIGNHTRDHLGITEKTVGQLPEQLDGIAEQCKAHGIPAPVTFAWPGNALTNAAFETLKQRGIQFARRGGAPEYPYEEGRGFAYQPGLDHPLVIPSAGDARPKWTLADFVRAVQQARDGRIAVLQFHGAPDTAHDWVSSSEQNFAAYLKYLKLEGYRAIALRDLQEYVAPDVTPADYRTVIEARRKTLEAQPKTASE is encoded by the coding sequence GTGCATTCATACATTCTCGCGATTCTGCTGCTGTTGAGCCCGAGCATTGCCGCGGCCGAAGACGCCGATAACAATCGCGCCGTCCGCAATCCGATTCCGGATCGGCTCGTCGTCCTCACATTCGATGACTCGGCCCGTTCGCATTACACCGTCGTCCGGCCGCTCCTCAAGGAGTACGGATTCGGAGCCACGTTCTTCATCACCGAAGGCTTTGATTTCAAGACCAACAAGAAGGACTACATGACCTGGGAGCAGATCCGGGAACTGCACGAGGATGGTTTTGAAATCGGCAACCATACCCGCGACCATCTCGGAATCACCGAGAAGACTGTCGGCCAGCTCCCCGAACAGCTCGATGGAATTGCCGAGCAGTGCAAAGCGCACGGAATCCCGGCGCCGGTCACGTTCGCCTGGCCGGGGAATGCTCTCACGAACGCTGCCTTTGAAACGCTCAAGCAGCGCGGCATCCAGTTTGCCCGCCGGGGCGGCGCCCCGGAGTATCCGTACGAAGAGGGGCGCGGCTTTGCGTACCAGCCCGGGCTCGACCACCCGCTGGTGATTCCATCCGCCGGCGACGCCCGGCCGAAGTGGACGCTGGCGGACTTTGTCCGCGCCGTCCAGCAGGCCCGTGACGGCCGGATCGCCGTGCTCCAGTTCCACGGAGCGCCCGATACGGCCCACGACTGGGTCAGCAGCAGCGAGCAGAACTTCGCCGCCTATTTGAAGTATCTCAAGCTGGAAGGCTACCGCGCGATCGCGCTGCGAGATCTGCAGGAGTACGTCGCCCCCGACGTGACTCCTGCAGACTATCGCACAGTGATCGAGGCTCGACGGAAAACGCTTGAAGCGCAGCCGAAAACTGCGTCTGAGTAG
- a CDS encoding PmoA family protein — protein MAYEFPRCQCIPLPNQQVSFTIDGVERLRWHSGLDAPRPYFYPLLGPSGTPLTRMGHPGAPNHDHHRSIWFAHNKVLGIDFWGDASPARIRQSEWLAYHDGNDEAVMGVSLQWLDGHDPQPLMDQVLIAAVRPGPQPGETLLELQSQFTPRAESLELAKTNFGFLAVRVAKSISAHFGGGQLTDSEGRVGEPAIFGQAARWMDYSGPVPGGLTEGMTFFDHPSNPRHPTHWHVREDGWMGASHCLTDAWLLKKEEPLVLRYLLQAHSGGADSERAERVFLDFARRSALQVSKSKRKHEFWAIERGA, from the coding sequence ATGGCCTACGAATTTCCCCGCTGCCAGTGCATTCCGCTGCCGAATCAGCAGGTTTCGTTCACAATCGACGGCGTCGAACGGTTGAGATGGCATTCCGGGCTCGACGCCCCCCGGCCCTACTTCTATCCCCTGCTCGGCCCATCGGGGACGCCACTGACGCGGATGGGGCATCCCGGCGCGCCAAACCACGACCACCACCGGTCGATCTGGTTCGCCCACAACAAGGTGCTCGGGATCGACTTCTGGGGCGATGCGTCGCCAGCCCGAATCCGGCAATCCGAATGGCTGGCTTATCACGACGGGAACGACGAAGCTGTAATGGGGGTCAGCTTGCAATGGCTGGACGGACACGATCCGCAGCCACTGATGGACCAGGTACTGATCGCCGCGGTGCGGCCCGGCCCGCAGCCCGGCGAGACCCTCCTGGAGCTGCAGAGCCAGTTCACGCCCCGGGCGGAGTCGCTGGAACTGGCCAAAACCAACTTCGGCTTCCTGGCCGTCCGCGTGGCGAAGTCGATTTCCGCCCACTTCGGCGGCGGCCAATTGACCGACAGCGAAGGGCGGGTTGGCGAGCCCGCCATCTTCGGCCAGGCAGCCCGCTGGATGGACTACAGCGGTCCGGTGCCAGGGGGGCTGACGGAAGGAATGACATTCTTCGACCATCCGTCGAATCCGCGACACCCGACGCACTGGCACGTCCGCGAGGACGGCTGGATGGGAGCGTCACACTGCCTGACCGACGCCTGGCTACTGAAGAAAGAGGAACCGCTCGTGTTGCGCTACCTGCTGCAGGCCCACTCGGGCGGTGCGGACTCGGAACGGGCGGAGCGAGTCTTTCTGGATTTCGCTCGCCGGTCGGCACTCCAGGTCAGCAAGTCGAAGCGGAAGCATGAGTTCTGGGCGATCGAACGGGGGGCGTGA